A genomic region of Phragmites australis chromosome 2, lpPhrAust1.1, whole genome shotgun sequence contains the following coding sequences:
- the LOC133901683 gene encoding piezo-type mechanosensitive ion channel homolog isoform X2 has protein sequence MAWRTDGCAGGFLLPVLLLAASLLDWSLISLINMIILFAIRFVAPRRGFHTWRLYLLLWCTIIYSVLAILAQVTFHIIWCIEGKRWSVAHSWWAKLVGLARDQPWESPSVIYFLVMQLSVAVLALVEVLGSRLHQDSCWLNFSFGVEQIGYHLRVACCLLLPAAQLVVSISHPSWISLPFFVFSCIGLVDWSLTSNFLGLFRWWRLLEIYSVFSILLLYIYQLPVRFPYVVLAFADFIGLFKVSSKSEWPELSSSISLLIYYFMLSSAKQDIQEMDSLISIEDDSLTEDLLPSRNAFLVRQSRSGRRHANVLIRGSVFRTFSINFFTYGFPVLLLALSFWSFNFTSICAFGLLAYVGYILYAFPSLFQMHRLNGSLLVFILLWAASTYVFNVAFTFFNKRFQKDMMIWETIGLWHYPIPGLFLLAQFCLGVFVALCNLVNNSVFLYLTSEEGPSSSDDHLIDEKEDTMVLIVSTLAWGLRKLSRAITLTLLFLLVMKRGFIHAVYMCFFLVFLVNHSINKRLRQILVLFCEVHFSVLYILQFDLVSSALKRSGSLTMEVLSQLGLSYNATAKDFLEIGSIVCFCAVHSHGFKMLFSLSAVLRHTPYPPVGFTILKAGLNKSVLLSVYSSQNSRDGQAHRNSHEKKIATYLSKIGLKFLSVYRSYGTYVAFLTILLTLYLVTPNYISFGYLFFLLFWIIGRQLVEKTKRQLWFPLKVYATVVFIFTYSLSVSPIFAESVSKFVKLYPDLGFDPEASLLTNVWQSLAILIVMQLYSYERRQNSDKNFGVSDASESGFLGFLRRFLIWHSEKILSVSVFYACLSSISLSGLIYLLGLIVFSILPKVSRMPSKVYLVYTGLLAASEYLFQMVCKPAQMCPGQRFYGLSVSLGLKYYDSGFWGVEHGLRGKVLVIVACTIQYNVFHWLDLMPTSLVHKGKWEEPCQLFISSDPPYSPVRSNEESHSSNRFTSLFSKVQGLIGSSSSSSLGSGKIYQKSEYVDNVIKGSDEDNRYSFAKIWGLSKESHKWDKKRIISLKRERFETQKTTFKCYMKFWIENLFKLRGLEINMIVLLLASFTLLNVVSIFYIMFLVVCILMNRDLIQKLWPLFVFLFASVLILEYFALWNDGMPWFHDINDIEVHCNECWKNSRIFIDYCSKCWLGLIADDPRMLISYYVVFIFSSFKLRSDRFSGFSDSDTYRQMMSQRKNALVWRDLSLETKSFWTLLDYVRLYAYCHLLDIVLALIAITGTLEYDVLHLGYLGFALVFFRMRLEILKKKNMIFKYLRMYNFALIVLSLAYQSPYIGQFSSGKCDQIDYVYEIIGFYKYDYGFKITSRSAFVEIVIFLLVSVQSYIFSSSEFDYVSRYLEAEQIGAMVREQEKKVLKKTEQLQHLRRSEEHKRQRNMQVERMKSEMYNLQSQLNRMNSFTPINDTSHNEGLRRRRNTKLYSDTSTPHEENENGSPTNQDKTGSAESSQSFEFSLTDTQKNMADLLFQCSSDTLRPPTRGRSEELVLTDNTRNSLGSTPEITELEESDGKVNYSLYKEGRARGQPKENPLKSAVQLIGDGVSHVQSFGNQAVTNIVSFLNIDPDEPHSNEHIAEDDIYDVESQRETQEGQLLRTHSVSDASGTKVKSSMPIGVIFRYIWYQMRSNYDYVCYCCFVLVFLWNFSLLSMVYLGALFLYALCVNYGPSYLFWVIMLIYTELNILSQYIFQIIIQHCGLNIHLPLLQRLGFPDDKIKASFVVSILPLILVYISTLLQSSITAKDGEWVPVTEFSFLSARNNVEEKHCMPYSWRDRLKSLHLPVMNLIRMTGRGLSRYWMSLTQGAESPPYFVQVTMEVNHWPEDGIQPERIESAINRLLAIAHEERCQANLPSSCHCCSKVRIQSIEKSKENSNMALAVVEVVYASPADCQSAGWYKSLTPAADVEKEIHESQKAGLFEEINFPYPIVSVIGGGKREIDLYAYYFGADLAVFFLVAMFYQSVLKNKSEFIEVYQLEDQFPKEFVFILMVLFFLIVVDRIIYLWSFATGKVVFYLFNLVLFTYSVTEYAWGMELAHRDVGGLVLRAIYLTKSISLALQALQIRYGIPNKSNLYRQFLTSKVTQVNYLGFRLYRALPFLYELRCVLDWSCTTTSLTMYDWLKLEDIYASLFLVKCDAVLNRANHRQGEKQTKMTKFSSGICLFFVLICVIWAPMLIYSSGNPTNIANPIIDVSVKIDINALGGRLTFFKTTACEKIPWKYLKAYDDVDPLGYLGAYNVDDIQLICCQPDASTMWLIPPPVQSRFIQSLEETQMPFGKMELILNWDFLRARPKGKELVKYESSVEHHPSVDDVKQVLNGTANSFSIVDAYPRYFRVTGSGEVRQLEAACR, from the exons ATGGCGTGGCGGACGGACGGGTGTGCCGGCGGCTTCCTGCTGCCAGTGCTGCTCCTGGCAG CTTCTTTACTTGATTGGAGCTTGATTTCTCTAATTAATATGATCATCCTCTTTGCTATTCGATTTGTTGCTCCAAGAAGAG GGTTTCACACTTGGAGGCTGTACCTTTTGTTGTGGTGTACAATTATTTACTCAGTGCTTGCTATTTTAGCACAAGTTACATTTCATATAATCTGGTGCATTGAGGGAAAGCGTTGGTCTGTGGCTCATTCTTGGTGGGCGAAGCTGGTTGGTTTAGCAAG GGACCAGCCTTGGGAATCACCATCAGTTATCTATTTTCTTGTCATGCAGCTATCTGTTGCTGTTCTTGCTTTGGTTGAAGTCCTCGGAAGCAGGCTTCATCAAGATTCATGTTGGCTCAACTTTTCCTTTGGGGTTGAGCAAATAG GTTACCATTTGCGGGTAGCATGCTGTTTGTTACTGCCTGCCGCCCAGTTAGTTGTCAGTATTAGCCATCCTTCGTGGATTTCTTTACCGTTCTTTGTATTTAGCTGCATTGGACTTGTGGATTGGTCCTTAACAAGCAACTTTCTTGGTCTTTTCCG ATGGTGGAGGCTACTTGAGATATATTCGGTGTTCAGTATTCTTCTGCTTTATATCTACCAGTTGCCTGTGAGGTTTCCCTATGTTGTGCTAGCATTTGCTGACTTCATTGGGCTATTCAAAGTTTCCTCGAAATCAGAATGGCCTGAGCTGTCTTCTAGTATTTCACTTCTGATTTATTACTTCATG TTGTCATCAGCCAAACAAGACATACAGGAAATGGATTCGCTTATATCTATAGAAGATGACAGCTTAACAGAAGACCTTCTTCCTTCTAGGAATGCATTTTTGGTTCGCCAATCTCG ATCTGGCAGAAGGCATGCTAACGTATTAATTAGAGGATCAGTTTTCAGAACTTTCAGTATTAACTTCTTCACTTATGGCTTCCCG GTCCTGCTGCTTGCCCTTTCCTTCTGGAGTTTCAACTTCACTAGTATTTGTGCTTTTGGTCTCCTAGCATATGTTGGATACATTTTATATGCTTTCCCTTCCTTGTTCCAAATGCATCGATTGAATGGGTCACTTCTAGTGTTCATTCTACTCTGGGCAGCCAGTACATATGTCTTCAATGTGGCATTCACATTCTTTAACAAAAGATTTCAAAAG GATATGATGATTTGGGAAACTATTGGGTTGTGGCACTATCCTATTCCTGGATTATTTTTACTTGCCCAATtctgccttggagtctttgtagCACTGTGTAATCTTGTAAATAATTCTGTTTTCCTTTACTTGACTTCTGAGGAGGGTCCGTCATCGAGCGATGATCACCTCATTGATG AGAAGGAAGATACAATGGTACTTATTGTATCAACACTAGCATGGGGACTACGCAAACTTTCACGTGCAATTACTTTGACATTACTCTTTCTTCTTGTGATGAAACGTGGATTTATTCATGCAGTTTACA TGTGCTTTTTCCTGGTGTTTCTGGTGAATCATTCCATAAACAAGAGACTGCGCCAGATCTTAGTGTTATTCTGCGAGGTGCATTTTTCAGTACTGTACATTCTTCAGTTTGATCTAGTGTCAAGTGCTCTGAAGCGCAGTGGTTCATTAACAATGGAGGTACTCTCACAGTTAG GTCTCTCATATAATGCTACAGCAAAGGACTTTCTAGAGATAGGCTCAATAGTGTGCTTCTGTGCCGTGCATAGTCATGGTTTTAAGATGCTTTTTTCACTCTCAGCGGTTCTTCGACATACACCTTATCCACCTGTTGGATTCACTATTCTAAAGGCTGGTTTGAACAAGTCAGTTCTACTTTCAGTTTATAGCTCACAAAACTCGCGAGATGGTCAAGCCCACCGTAACTCACATG AGAAAAAGATTGCAACATATCTCAGTAAAATCGGCCTGAAGTTTCTGTCAGTGTATCGTTCATATGGAACTTATGTGGCCTTTCTCACAATCCTATTGACTCTATACTTGGTGACCCCCAATTATATATCATTTGGTTACTTGTTTTTCCTTCTATTTTGGATAATTGGAAGGCAGCTCGTTGAAAAGACAAAAAGGCAACTGTGGTTTCCTCTAAAAGTATATGCCACGGTTGTTTTTATCTTTACCTACAGCCTGAGTGTTTCACCGATCTTTGCAGAATCAGTATCAAAGTTTGTTAAACTATATCCTGATCTGGGATTTGATCCTGAAGCTTCTTTGTTGACAAATGTTTGGCAATCATTGGCTATTCTAATAGTAATGCAACTTTACAGCTATGAAAGAAGACAAAATAGTGACAAGAACTTTGGTGTATCTGATGCTTCGGAATCTGGGTTTCTGGGGTTCCTAAGAAGGTTTCTAATTTGGCACAGCGAGAAGATATTATCAGTTAGTGTCTTCTATGCTTGCCTGTCATCAATCAGTTTGTCTGGCCTAATTTATCTGCTAGGCCTCATTGTGTTTTCTATTTTACCAAAAGTGTCTCGAATGCCTTCGAAGGTGTACCTGGTCTACACCGGTTTACTTGCTGCATCTGAGTATCTATTTCAAATGGTGTGCAAACCTGCACAAATGTGTCCTGGTCAGCGTTTCTATGGTTTGTCTGTGTCTCTTGGTTTGAAATATTATGATTCTGGGTTTTGGGGTGTCGAACATGGACTTAGGGGAAAAGTTTTGGTGATTGTGGCTTGTACCATTCAGTATAATGTTTTCCATTGGTTAGATTTGATGCCAACATCTCTGGTACACAAGGGTAAATGGGAAGAACCCTGCCAGCTGTTTATCTCATCTGATCCACCTTATAGTCCTGTTAGAAGCAATGAAGAAAGTCATTCATCAAATAGGTTTACTTCGTTGTTTTCTAAAGTTCAAGGTCTTATTGGTAGCAGCTCAAGTTCATCTCTTGGTTCAGGCAAAATTTACCAGAAATCAGAGTATGTCGATAATGTCATCAAAGGCTCAGATGAGGACAACAGATACTCGTTTGCGAAGATTTGGGGATTGTCAAAAGAAAGTCACAAGTGGGACAAGAAAAGAATTATTTCTCTGAAAAGAGAGAGATTCGAGACTCAGAAGACAACATTCAAATGTTACATGAAATTCTGGATAGAAAATCTTTTCAAACTGCGAGGTCTGGAAATTAACATGATTGTGTTACTGCTGGCAAGCTTTACATTGTTGAATGTTGTATCGATCTTTTATATCATGTTCCTCGTCGTATGCATTCTTATGAACAGAGATCTAATCCAGAAATTGTGGCCCCTTTTTGTATTTCTATTTGCTTCTGTCTTAATACTTGAATATTTTGCTCTTTGGAATGATGGGATGCCCTGGTTTCATGATATCAATGACATTGAAGTCCATTGTAATGAATGTTGGAAGAATTCAAGGATTTTCATTGATTATTGCTCAAAATGCTGGCTCG GACTAATTGCCGATGATCCTCGAATGCTGATTAGCTACTACGTTGTGTTTATATTTTCCTCTTTTAAGCTACGCTCTGACCGCTTCTCTGGTTTCTCGGACTCGGATACGTATCGTCAGATGATGTCCCAAAGGAAAAATGCATTAGTTTGGAGGGACCTCTCACTGGAAACAAAGAGCTTCTGGACATTGCTTGACTATGTACGGCTTTATGCTTATTGCCATTTATTAGACATAGTTTTGGCACTAATTGCTATTACCGGTACTCTAGAGTACGATGTTCTGCACCTTGGTTATCTCGGTTTTGCTCTTGTTTTCTTCAGAATGAGACTTGAAatattgaagaagaagaacatgatTTTCAAGTATCTACGGATGTATAATTTTGCTCTCATTGTTTTGTCACTTGCTTATCAATCTCCTTACATTGGGCAGTTTAGTTCTGGCAAGTGTGATCAAATTGATTACGTGTATGAAATAATTGGATTCTACAAGTATGACTATGGTTTTAAGATAACATCACGATCGGCTTTTGTTGAGATAGTGATCTTCCTATTGGTGTCCGTCCAATCATACATCTTTAGCTCTAGTGAGTTTGATTATGTGTCAAGATACCTTGAAGCAGAGCAAATTGGTGCTATGGTCCGTGAGCAGGAAAAAAAAGTGTTAAAGAAAACCGAGCAGCTGCAGCATCTTCGCAGGTCTGAGGAGCATAAACGTCAGCGCAACATGCAAGTGGAAAGGATGAAATCTGAGATGTACAATTTACAAAGTCAGCTTAACAGAATGAACTCCTTCACACCAATAAATGATACGTCTCACAATGAGGGCCTAAGACGCAGAAGGAATACTAAGTTGTATAGTGATACTAGTACCCCACATGAAGAAAATGAGAATGGATCACCAACCAACCAAGATAAGACTGGAAGCGCAGAATCATCACAGTCCTTTGAATTTTCTTTAACAGATACACAAAAGAACATGGCAGATTTGCTGTTCCAGTGCTCATCTGATACTTTGAGACCACCAACCAGGGGGAGAAGTGAAGAACTTGTGCTGACTGATAATACTAGAAATTCCCTAGGTTCGACACCAGAGATCACTGAGCTTGAGGAGAGTGATGGCAAGGTTAATTATAGTTTATACAAAGAGGGGAGGGCAAGAGGACAACCCAAGGAAAACCCACTAAAATCAGCTGTACAATTGATTGGTGACGGTGTTTCCCATGTTCAGTCGTTTGGAAACCAGGCAGTCACAAATATTGTGAGCTTTTTGAACATTGATCCAGATGAACCACATTCCAATGAGCATATTGCAGAAGATGACATTTATGATGTTGAAAGTCAGAGGGAAACACAAGAGGGGCAGCTGTTGAGGACACATTCCGTTTCAGATGCCTCAGGAACTAAAGTGAAATCAAGCATGCCAATTGGTGTGATCTTTCGGTATATATGGTATCAGATGCGAAGTAATTATGATTATGTTTGCTATTGCTGTTTTGTTCTGGTTTTCCTGTGGAACTTTAGTTTGCTATCCATGGTCTACCTTGGGGCGCTTTTCTTATATGCTCTTTGTGTGAATTATGGGCCAAGTTACTTGTTTTGGGTCATCATGCTGATCTACACTGAGCTCAACATTCTATCACAGTATATATTTCAGATTATCATTCAGCACTGTGGTTTGAATATACATTTACCTCTTCTCCAGAGATTAGGATTCCCTGATGATAAAATAAAGGCATCGTTTGTCGTTAGTATATTACCTCTCATTTTAGTATATATATCTACTCTCTTGCAAAGCTCTATCACTGCCAAAGATGGTGAATGGGTTCCTGTAACAGAATTCAGCTTTCTTAGTGCAAGAAACAACGTGGAAGAGAAACACTGTATGCCTTACAGTTGGAGAGATAGGCTAAAAAGTTTGCATTTGCCTGTAATGAATCTCATAAGGATGACTGGTAGAGGCTTGTCTAGATATTGGATGTCATTAACACAGGGAGCAGAATCTCCTCCATATTTTGTTCAAGTTACAATGGAAGTAAACCATTGGCCAGAAGATGGAATCCAACCGGAGAGGATAGAGTCAGCAATAAATAGGTTGCTTGCTATTGCACACGAAGAAAGATGCCAGGCTAACTTGCCTTCCTCTTGCCATTGTTGTAGTAAAGTCCGGATTCAAAGTATTGAAaaaagcaaagaaaattctaatATGGCTCTTGCTGTAGTAGAAGTTGTTTACGCTTCTCCTGCAGATTGCCAGTCCGCAGGATGGTACAAATCACTCACTCCAGCAGCAGACGTAGAAAAGGAGATTCATGAATCACAGAAAGCAGGACTTTTTGAAGAAATAAATTTTCCTTATCCAATCGTCTCAGTGATTGGTGGTGGTAAAAGAGAGATTGATCTTTATGCATATTATTTTGGTGCTGATTTGGCAGTTTTCTTCCTTGTTGCCATGTTCTATCAATCTGTCCTAAAAAATAAGAGCGAGTTTATAGAAGTTTACCAGCTGGAGGATCAGTTCCCAAAAGAGTTTGTTTTCATCCTAATG GTTCTCTTTTTCTTGATAGTGGTTGACCGCATTATATACCTATGGTCCTTTGCCACCGGAAaagttgttttctatctttttaACCTTGTGCTTTTCACGTATTCAGTCACTGAATATGCCTGGGGAATGGAGCTAGCTCACAGGGATGTTGGAGGACTTGTTCTACGCGCTATCTACCTTACAAAATCAATTTCCCTAGCACTGCAGGCATTACAGATCAGATATGGTATTCCTAACAAGAGCAACTTATATAGACAGTTTTTGACCAGCAAAGTTACTCAAGTAAATTACTTGGGCTTCCGGCTGTATCGTGCGTTACCATTCTTGTATGAGTTGCGGTGTGTGCTTGATTGGTCTTGCACAACCACATCATTAACAATGTATGATTGGCTTAAG TTGGAGGATATATATGCAAGCTTGTTCCTTGTGAAATGCGATGCAGTTTTGAATAGGGCGAATCATCGACAAGgagaaaagcaaacaaaaatgaCAAAATTCTCTAGTGGGATATGCCTATTCTTTGTACTTATTTGTGTTATTTGGGCTCCTATGCTG aTTTACAGTAGTGGTAACCCTACAAATATTGCCAACCCCATTATTGATGTAAGTGTTAAGATTGATATAAATGCTCTTGGTGGAAGGTTAACTTTTTTTAAGACTACTGCCTGTGAAAAGATACCTTGGAAGTACTTGAAGGCCTATGATGATGTTGATCCTCTAGGTTACCTAGGGGCATACAATGTCGATGACATTCAACTGATTTGCTGCCAACCTGATGCATCCACAATGTGGTTGATACCTCCTCCAGTCCAAAGCAGATTTATCCAATCCCTTGAGGAGACACAAATGCCTTTTGGAAAGATGGAACTTATTTTAAATTGGGATTTTCTCAGAGCTAGACCAAAAGGGAAGGAATTAGTGAAATATGAATCCTCTGTTGAACACCACCCGAGTGTAGATGATGTTAAACAAGTGCTTAATGGAACTGCAAACAGCTTCAGTATAGTTGATGCATACCCTCGGTACTTTCGGGTCACTGGTTCAGGTGAAGTTCGGCAACTAGAAGCAGCG TGCAGATAG